Proteins co-encoded in one Streptomyces sp. SLBN-31 genomic window:
- a CDS encoding DUF4360 domain-containing protein encodes MSGGLLLGGAVAALLTTAIPANPHSGVFDNPPPDKIVIDVATVNGSGCPAGTAAVAVAPDNTAFTVTYSQYLAQAGGNSDPTAFRKNCQLNLIVHVPQGFTYAVASADYRGFLSLQPGASATQKASYYFQGSSNTVPKTHPFSGSYNDDWQATDSTDWAQLVWAPCGVQRNFNINTELRVNAGTSNPGKVSFMTMDSTDGDISTVYHMAWKECPAS; translated from the coding sequence ATGTCTGGCGGACTCCTGCTGGGCGGCGCCGTAGCCGCTCTCCTCACCACCGCGATACCCGCGAACCCTCACTCGGGCGTCTTCGACAACCCGCCCCCGGACAAGATCGTCATCGACGTCGCGACCGTGAACGGCTCCGGCTGCCCCGCGGGCACGGCGGCCGTCGCCGTCGCCCCGGACAACACGGCCTTCACGGTGACCTACAGCCAGTACCTCGCGCAGGCCGGCGGCAACTCCGACCCCACGGCCTTCCGCAAGAACTGCCAGCTCAACCTGATCGTGCACGTCCCGCAGGGCTTCACCTACGCGGTCGCCAGCGCCGACTACCGGGGCTTCCTCTCGCTCCAGCCGGGGGCGAGCGCCACGCAGAAGGCGTCGTACTACTTCCAGGGCTCCTCGAACACCGTGCCCAAGACCCACCCGTTCAGCGGCTCGTACAACGACGACTGGCAGGCGACCGACTCCACCGACTGGGCCCAGCTCGTCTGGGCGCCCTGCGGGGTCCAGCGCAACTTCAACATCAACACCGAGCTGAGAGTGAACGCCGGGACCTCGAACCCGGGCAAGGTCAGCTTCATGACGATGGACTCGACCGACGGGGACATCAGCACCGTGTACCACATGGCGTGGAAGGAGTGCCCGGCGTCCTGA
- a CDS encoding sulfite exporter TauE/SafE family protein — translation MRTLILLALAGLGAQLVDGSLGMAHGVISTVLLLALGTTPAAASAIVHFAQIGTGLVSGASHARFGNVDWKVVIRIGVPGAVGAFVGATVLSHLSTALAEPVMAVILLALGLYVTWRFTVRGVPRGKAGRPLGKRFLVPVGLVAGFLGATGGGGWGLIGTPALLAGGRLEPRKVVGSVDASKALVALAASLGFLFSLGSHGVNWPRVLAFLVGGTVIAPVAAWLARFVAPRILGSTVGGLIVLLNARTLLADWIHVPGTVGACVYVVLYGLWAAALAHSVRAHRRERDTRPEPAGERQPVSA, via the coding sequence ATGCGCACGCTGATCCTGCTCGCTCTCGCGGGTCTGGGCGCCCAACTCGTGGACGGCAGCCTCGGCATGGCGCACGGGGTGATCTCGACCGTGCTGCTGCTCGCCCTGGGGACGACCCCGGCCGCCGCCTCGGCCATCGTGCACTTCGCGCAGATCGGCACCGGACTGGTCTCGGGCGCCTCGCACGCCCGCTTCGGCAACGTCGACTGGAAGGTCGTGATCCGGATCGGTGTCCCCGGCGCCGTGGGCGCCTTCGTCGGCGCGACCGTGCTGTCCCACCTGTCCACCGCGCTCGCCGAGCCGGTCATGGCGGTGATCCTGCTCGCCCTCGGCCTCTACGTCACCTGGCGCTTCACGGTGCGCGGCGTCCCCCGGGGGAAGGCGGGCCGGCCGCTGGGCAAACGGTTCCTGGTGCCGGTCGGGCTGGTCGCCGGGTTCCTCGGCGCCACCGGCGGGGGCGGCTGGGGACTGATCGGCACACCCGCGCTGCTGGCCGGCGGGCGCCTGGAGCCGCGCAAGGTGGTCGGCTCGGTCGACGCGAGCAAGGCGCTGGTGGCGCTCGCCGCGAGCCTGGGCTTCCTGTTCTCGCTCGGCTCGCACGGCGTGAACTGGCCGCGGGTGCTCGCGTTCCTCGTCGGCGGCACGGTCATCGCCCCGGTCGCCGCCTGGCTGGCCCGCTTCGTCGCCCCGCGCATCCTCGGCTCGACCGTGGGCGGCCTGATCGTCCTGCTCAACGCCCGCACCCTGCTCGCCGACTGGATCCACGTCCCCGGCACGGTCGGCGCGTGCGTGTACGTCGTCCTCTACGGCCTGTGGGCAGCCGCCCTGGCGCACTCGGTCCGCGCCCATCGCCGGGAGAGGGACACCCGGCCCGAACCCGCCGGGGAGCGGCAACCGGTGAGCGCCTGA
- a CDS encoding Rrf2 family transcriptional regulator, producing MRISARADYAVRAVLEVAVRQDGGPVKAEAIAAVQEIPHKFLEGILGDLRRGGIVDSRRGGGGGYRLAREAGEITVADVIRAVDGPIVSVRGERPTGLEYTGSAQPLLPLWIALRANVRRILEGVTIADLAQDALPEQVRDLAAEPAAWENP from the coding sequence ATGAGGATCTCGGCACGAGCGGATTACGCGGTACGGGCGGTTCTTGAGGTCGCCGTCCGGCAGGACGGCGGACCGGTGAAGGCGGAAGCCATCGCCGCGGTGCAGGAGATCCCGCACAAGTTCCTGGAGGGCATCCTCGGCGACCTGCGGCGCGGCGGCATCGTCGACAGCCGGCGCGGGGGAGGCGGCGGCTACCGGCTGGCGCGCGAGGCCGGGGAGATCACCGTCGCGGACGTCATCAGGGCCGTGGACGGGCCGATCGTGTCCGTGCGCGGCGAGCGCCCCACGGGCCTTGAGTACACCGGCTCCGCCCAGCCCCTGCTGCCCCTGTGGATCGCCCTGCGCGCCAACGTCCGCCGCATCCTGGAGGGCGTCACGATCGCCGACCTGGCGCAGGACGCGCTGCCCGAACAGGTGCGGGACCTGGCGGCGGAGCCGGCCGCGTGGGAGAACCCGTAG
- a CDS encoding beta-galactosidase translates to MGLSRRTFSALAGTTALGLALGGSGAANCAYAAPTAPTGPAPAPPRADGRRHAIGFDRHSLVVDDRRLVVWSGEMHPFRLPSPSLWRDVLQKMRAHGYNAVSVYVSWNYHSPAPGSYDFTGIRDLDLFLRTAAESGLYVILRPGPYINAEIDGGGFPGWLTAAEGSARTADPAYLAHVDEWLTHVNAIAARHLYTDGGGTVLLYQIENEYDAHVTEATGRDYMAHLYDKVRADGIDVPLFHNDKGRNGYWIPGSFDTRGEDGGWLYGFDGYPSPTQTPPDWGHFGIGGTKGGATASPRTPGFMPEFGGGWFDPWGGVWFDRKGYAESRRQRDAAYERRFYLTNLANGITLHNVYMTYGGTSWGWLPAPVVYTSYDYGAAFDEGRQPTAKLVPMHQLGHLLHHVPDLAKLDRAADVEAAGLRVYHLTNPDTGAHVYVVRNDGAKEVTSAVPGLDGLSVTVPAKDARLLVAKMVLGRRKVRCSNAQPMLSLAAGRQEIAVFTGRPGEATVTVLECAERPAVKVLEGGAAHTYEDGLLRVEARLDGLTRVLVSGDGTGAPLLLLLADDETSLRLFPHDTPSGPVLVRGPALVRTAAVKGKALRLTGDTVAAAALEVWGPRGITELTWNGRHLAVEATPSGSLRSVRPLPGVGKVSLPALRAGWRRRTENPESAPGYDDSAWKRADRTTSYSTTPVPGGQPVLFADDYGFHYGDVWYRGHLTDAVGARSVSLAYSTGTQGLLMAWLDGRPLGTHRMPVPDNSTVRKGSWTDTAVFPVPKEARTAGPHVLSVLVRRMQHDQDGKAQDTHKVARGLTAVTFDGAAPRVSWRIQGEKTPDARRGPQNTGGLYGERHGWHLPEYADGSWPAGSLPRADRRQGVTWYRTTFRLAVDPGIDASVGLVLDDDPARAYRVQIFLNGWNMGQYINDVGPQHTFVLPNGILRTRGSNTLALAVLSDGTTPSGPSDVRLTLLGAAAGGVPVVSV, encoded by the coding sequence ATGGGGCTCAGCAGACGTACCTTCAGCGCTCTCGCCGGAACCACCGCACTGGGCCTGGCCCTGGGCGGCAGCGGCGCGGCGAACTGCGCCTACGCCGCCCCTACGGCACCGACCGGACCGGCGCCCGCGCCGCCGCGCGCGGACGGCCGCCGGCACGCCATCGGATTCGACCGCCACTCGCTCGTCGTCGACGACCGCCGGCTGGTGGTCTGGTCGGGCGAGATGCACCCCTTCCGGCTGCCGAGCCCCTCCCTGTGGCGGGACGTCCTGCAGAAGATGCGGGCCCACGGCTACAACGCGGTCAGCGTCTACGTGTCGTGGAACTACCACTCCCCCGCGCCGGGCAGCTACGACTTCACCGGCATCCGCGACCTGGACCTGTTCCTGCGCACGGCCGCCGAGAGCGGCCTCTACGTGATCCTGCGCCCCGGCCCGTACATCAACGCCGAGATCGACGGCGGCGGCTTCCCCGGCTGGCTGACCGCCGCCGAGGGCTCGGCACGCACCGCCGACCCGGCGTACCTCGCGCACGTCGACGAGTGGCTCACCCACGTGAACGCCATCGCGGCCCGCCACCTGTACACCGACGGCGGCGGCACCGTCCTGCTCTACCAGATCGAGAACGAGTACGACGCCCACGTCACCGAGGCGACGGGCCGCGACTACATGGCCCACCTGTACGACAAGGTGCGCGCCGACGGCATCGACGTACCCCTCTTCCACAACGACAAGGGCAGGAACGGCTACTGGATCCCGGGCTCCTTCGACACCCGTGGCGAGGACGGGGGTTGGCTCTACGGATTCGACGGTTATCCGTCGCCCACCCAGACGCCGCCCGACTGGGGGCACTTCGGGATCGGCGGGACGAAGGGCGGGGCCACGGCGAGCCCGCGGACGCCCGGGTTCATGCCCGAGTTCGGAGGCGGGTGGTTCGACCCGTGGGGCGGGGTCTGGTTCGACCGGAAGGGGTACGCGGAGTCGCGGCGGCAGCGGGACGCCGCGTACGAACGGCGCTTCTACCTCACCAACCTCGCCAACGGCATCACCCTGCACAACGTCTACATGACCTACGGCGGCACCTCGTGGGGCTGGCTGCCGGCGCCGGTCGTCTACACCTCCTACGACTACGGCGCCGCCTTCGACGAGGGACGGCAGCCCACCGCCAAGCTCGTGCCGATGCACCAGCTCGGTCATCTGCTGCACCACGTGCCGGACCTCGCCAAGCTGGACCGGGCGGCCGACGTCGAGGCGGCCGGTTTGAGGGTGTACCACCTGACCAACCCGGACACCGGGGCCCACGTGTACGTGGTGCGCAACGACGGTGCCAAGGAGGTGACTTCGGCCGTGCCGGGTCTCGACGGGCTGTCGGTCACCGTCCCGGCGAAGGACGCGCGCCTCCTCGTCGCCAAAATGGTCCTGGGCAGACGCAAGGTGCGCTGCTCCAACGCCCAGCCGATGCTGTCCCTCGCCGCGGGACGCCAGGAGATCGCCGTGTTCACCGGGCGCCCGGGCGAGGCGACGGTGACCGTGCTGGAGTGCGCGGAGCGGCCGGCGGTGAAGGTGCTGGAGGGCGGCGCGGCCCACACCTACGAGGACGGACTACTGCGCGTCGAGGCCCGACTCGACGGACTGACCCGGGTGCTGGTCTCCGGGGACGGGACCGGCGCCCCACTGCTGCTGCTCCTGGCCGACGACGAGACCTCGCTGCGGCTGTTCCCTCACGACACCCCGTCCGGACCGGTGCTGGTGCGCGGTCCCGCCCTGGTGCGGACGGCGGCCGTGAAGGGGAAGGCGCTGCGGCTGACCGGGGACACCGTGGCGGCCGCCGCACTGGAGGTGTGGGGACCGCGCGGCATCACCGAACTCACCTGGAACGGACGGCACTTGGCGGTCGAGGCCACACCGTCCGGGAGTCTGCGGTCCGTACGGCCGCTGCCCGGCGTCGGGAAGGTCTCCCTGCCCGCGCTGCGCGCCGGCTGGCGGCGCAGGACCGAGAACCCGGAGTCCGCCCCCGGCTACGACGACTCGGCCTGGAAGCGCGCCGACCGCACGACGTCGTACAGCACCACGCCCGTCCCCGGCGGGCAGCCCGTCCTCTTCGCCGACGACTACGGCTTCCACTACGGCGACGTCTGGTACCGCGGACACCTCACCGACGCGGTGGGCGCGCGGTCGGTGTCCCTGGCTTACAGCACGGGCACGCAGGGTCTGCTGATGGCCTGGCTGGACGGGCGGCCACTGGGCACCCACCGCATGCCCGTGCCGGACAACAGCACGGTCCGCAAGGGGAGTTGGACGGACACGGCGGTGTTCCCCGTACCCAAGGAGGCGCGCACGGCCGGCCCGCACGTGCTGTCGGTCCTGGTCCGCCGGATGCAGCACGACCAGGACGGCAAGGCGCAGGACACCCACAAGGTGGCGCGCGGGCTGACCGCCGTCACCTTCGACGGGGCAGCCCCGCGGGTGAGTTGGCGGATCCAGGGCGAGAAGACGCCGGACGCGAGGCGCGGGCCGCAGAACACCGGCGGGCTGTACGGGGAGCGGCACGGCTGGCACCTGCCGGAGTACGCCGACGGGAGCTGGCCGGCCGGCTCGCTGCCGCGCGCCGACCGGCGGCAGGGCGTGACCTGGTACCGGACGACGTTCCGGCTGGCGGTCGACCCCGGCATCGACGCGTCGGTCGGGCTCGTCCTGGACGACGACCCGGCCCGCGCCTACCGCGTCCAGATCTTTCTCAACGGCTGGAACATGGGCCAGTACATCAACGACGTGGGCCCGCAGCACACCTTCGTCCTGCCGAACGGGATTCTGCGCACACGTGGTTCCAACACACTCGCTCTCGCCGTACTGTCCGACGGAACCACACCGTCGGGGCCGTCGGACGTACGGCTGACTCTGCTGGGGGCGGCGGCGGGCGGGGTGCCGGTGGTGTCGGTCTGA
- a CDS encoding alpha-N-arabinofuranosidase, whose translation MHTARFTLDPAFTVGEVNPRLFGSFVEHLGRCVYTGIFEPTHPTADAEGLRQDVLDLVRELGVTAVRYPGGNFVSGYKWEDSVGPAEDRPRRLDLAWRSTETNRFGLAEYIAFLKKVGPQAEPMMAINLGTRGVAEALELQEYANHPSGTALSDLRAAHGDKDPYGIRIWCLGNEMDGPWQTGHKTAREYGRLAAETARAMRQMDPSVELVACGSSSQSMPTFAEWEATVLQETYDLVDHISLHAYYEPQDGDLDSFLASAVDMESFIENVVATCDHVGARLKSRKKINLSFDEWNVWYTSRWHEIENSAARDWAEAPRLLEDNYSVLDAVVFGSLLIALLRHADRVTVACLAQLVNVIAPIMTEPGGPAWRQTTFFPFAQAARHGRGEVLDVRVQSPTYETRKYGEADLLHATAVRAEDGTVTVFAVNRSRTEALPLEVALNGLDLSSVVEHSALADADPDARNTLAEPERVAPHAVEGTEVRDGTLSAVLEPLSWNMIRLA comes from the coding sequence ATGCACACCGCCCGCTTCACTCTCGACCCCGCCTTCACCGTCGGCGAAGTCAACCCCCGCCTGTTCGGCTCCTTCGTCGAGCACCTGGGCCGCTGCGTCTACACCGGCATCTTCGAGCCGACCCACCCCACGGCCGACGCCGAGGGCCTCCGCCAGGACGTCCTCGACCTCGTCCGCGAACTCGGCGTCACCGCCGTCCGCTACCCCGGCGGCAACTTCGTCTCCGGCTACAAGTGGGAGGACTCCGTCGGCCCCGCCGAGGACCGCCCCCGCCGCCTCGACCTCGCCTGGCGGTCGACGGAGACCAACCGCTTCGGACTCGCCGAGTACATCGCCTTCCTGAAGAAGGTCGGCCCGCAGGCCGAGCCCATGATGGCGATCAACCTCGGCACGCGGGGCGTTGCGGAGGCCCTGGAACTCCAGGAGTACGCCAACCACCCCTCCGGCACCGCCCTGTCGGACCTCCGCGCCGCCCATGGCGACAAGGACCCCTATGGCATCAGGATCTGGTGCCTGGGCAACGAGATGGACGGCCCCTGGCAGACCGGACACAAGACCGCCCGGGAATACGGCCGCCTCGCCGCCGAGACGGCCCGTGCCATGCGCCAGATGGACCCGTCCGTGGAACTGGTCGCCTGCGGTTCCTCCAGTCAGTCCATGCCGACCTTCGCCGAGTGGGAGGCGACGGTCCTCCAGGAGACGTACGACCTGGTCGACCACATCTCCCTGCACGCCTACTACGAGCCCCAGGACGGCGATCTCGACTCCTTCCTGGCCTCCGCCGTCGACATGGAGTCCTTCATCGAGAACGTGGTCGCCACCTGTGACCACGTGGGCGCCAGGCTGAAGTCCCGGAAGAAGATCAACCTCTCCTTCGACGAGTGGAACGTCTGGTACACCTCGAGGTGGCACGAGATCGAGAACTCCGCCGCGCGGGACTGGGCCGAGGCCCCCCGTCTGCTGGAGGACAACTACAGCGTCCTGGACGCGGTCGTCTTCGGCTCGCTCCTCATCGCCCTGCTGCGGCACGCCGACCGCGTCACCGTCGCCTGCCTCGCCCAGCTCGTCAACGTCATCGCCCCGATCATGACCGAGCCCGGCGGCCCGGCCTGGCGGCAGACGACGTTCTTCCCCTTCGCCCAGGCCGCGCGGCACGGCCGCGGCGAGGTCCTCGACGTACGCGTGCAGTCACCGACGTACGAGACGAGGAAGTACGGCGAGGCCGACCTGCTGCACGCCACCGCGGTCCGCGCAGAGGACGGCACCGTCACCGTCTTCGCCGTCAACCGTTCCCGGACGGAGGCGCTGCCCCTCGAAGTGGCCCTCAACGGGCTCGATCTGAGCTCCGTGGTCGAGCACAGCGCCCTCGCCGACGCCGACCCGGACGCCCGCAACACCCTCGCCGAGCCCGAGCGGGTCGCCCCGCACGCCGTCGAGGGCACCGAGGTCCGGGACGGCACCCTCAGCGCCGTACTGGAGCCGCTGTCCTGGAACATGATCCGCCTGGCCTGA
- a CDS encoding carbohydrate ABC transporter permease: protein MSTAVRPRRKSSWTPSQIVLTLLGAAVSVVFLAPFAWGLFTSLKSETEAVEVPPHWLPKHWTGQAWKALFDTGNITDWFVNSLVVSVCVTSVVVLVSALAGYGFARTEFRGKGLLMGVVMSGLMVSPAVLGVPLFTTVQQMGMVDTYWGMILPQCAPAAMVYILYKFFQGIPHELEEAAFIDGAGRWRVFFTIVLPLSRPSLAAVGIFTFIASWNNFLWPYMVTSNPDLMTMPNGIATVMNSYGIQWAQLMAGGLMAGLPLIVVFVFFQRQIVAGVAHTGLAGQ, encoded by the coding sequence ATGAGCACAGCCGTGCGGCCCCGCAGGAAGTCGTCCTGGACGCCCAGCCAGATCGTCCTCACCCTCCTCGGCGCGGCCGTCTCCGTCGTCTTCCTCGCGCCGTTCGCGTGGGGCCTGTTCACGTCGCTGAAGTCGGAGACCGAGGCCGTCGAGGTGCCGCCGCACTGGCTGCCCAAGCACTGGACGGGCCAGGCGTGGAAGGCGCTGTTCGACACCGGCAACATCACCGACTGGTTCGTGAACTCCCTCGTCGTCTCCGTGTGCGTCACCTCGGTCGTGGTGCTGGTGAGCGCGCTCGCCGGATACGGCTTCGCCCGTACGGAGTTCCGCGGCAAGGGCCTGCTGATGGGCGTGGTGATGTCCGGGCTGATGGTCTCCCCGGCCGTCCTCGGCGTCCCGCTGTTCACCACCGTCCAGCAGATGGGCATGGTCGACACCTACTGGGGCATGATCCTGCCGCAGTGCGCGCCCGCCGCGATGGTCTACATCCTCTACAAGTTCTTCCAGGGCATCCCGCACGAACTGGAGGAGGCCGCCTTCATCGACGGCGCGGGCCGCTGGCGGGTCTTCTTCACGATCGTCCTGCCGCTGTCCCGCCCGTCCCTCGCCGCGGTCGGCATCTTCACGTTCATCGCCTCGTGGAACAACTTCCTGTGGCCGTACATGGTGACCAGCAACCCCGACCTGATGACCATGCCGAACGGCATCGCGACCGTCATGAACTCCTACGGCATCCAGTGGGCCCAGCTCATGGCCGGGGGCCTCATGGCGGGCCTGCCGCTGATCGTCGTCTTCGTCTTCTTCCAGCGCCAGATCGTGGCGGGCGTCGCCCACACAGGACTGGCCGGACAGTGA
- a CDS encoding carbohydrate ABC transporter permease — protein MTTSAETVVVPARTKTAAVSAPVRHKQGFQHGGWFVAPFLALFTLFVIWPLLRGVYLSLTDANITGAGESFIGLDNYREALKDPLMWDALGHSAYFTLLVVPCITVLALLLAMLAHHIERGKWLWRLCFFAPFLLPSTVAGNLWQWLFNPGTGMINHVFGGDTPWLTDTSYAMLAIVVETLWWTVGFSFLLYLAALQSIPGHLYEAAKLDGANAWHRMVHITLPMLRNITGLVVALQILASLQVFDQAVVMMDFGPGPENATRTFVQYTLEEGFTSYRVGYASAISIIFFVIIAAVALARMWLLRNREEAAR, from the coding sequence ATGACGACCAGCGCAGAGACCGTCGTCGTACCGGCGCGCACGAAGACCGCCGCCGTCAGCGCCCCCGTCCGCCACAAGCAGGGCTTCCAGCACGGTGGTTGGTTCGTCGCGCCGTTCCTCGCCCTGTTCACGCTCTTCGTGATCTGGCCGCTGCTGCGCGGTGTCTACCTCAGCCTCACCGACGCCAACATCACCGGCGCCGGGGAGAGCTTCATCGGCCTCGACAACTACCGCGAGGCCCTGAAGGACCCCCTGATGTGGGACGCGCTCGGGCACAGCGCGTACTTCACGCTCCTGGTCGTGCCCTGCATCACGGTCCTCGCCCTCCTCCTCGCGATGCTGGCCCACCACATCGAGCGCGGCAAATGGCTGTGGCGCCTGTGCTTCTTCGCGCCCTTCCTGCTGCCCTCCACCGTCGCCGGCAACCTGTGGCAGTGGCTGTTCAACCCCGGCACGGGCATGATCAACCATGTCTTCGGCGGTGACACGCCCTGGCTGACCGACACGTCGTACGCCATGCTCGCCATCGTCGTCGAGACCCTGTGGTGGACCGTCGGATTCAGCTTCCTGCTCTATCTCGCCGCCCTCCAGTCCATCCCCGGCCACCTCTACGAGGCCGCCAAGCTGGACGGCGCGAACGCCTGGCACCGCATGGTCCACATCACCCTGCCGATGCTGCGCAACATCACCGGGCTGGTCGTCGCCCTGCAGATCCTCGCCTCGCTCCAGGTCTTCGATCAGGCGGTGGTGATGATGGACTTCGGCCCCGGACCGGAGAACGCCACCCGCACCTTCGTCCAGTACACCCTCGAAGAGGGCTTCACCAGCTACCGCGTGGGCTACGCCTCCGCGATCTCCATCATCTTCTTCGTCATCATCGCGGCCGTCGCCCTCGCCCGTATGTGGCTGCTGCGCAACCGTGAGGAGGCGGCCCGATGA
- a CDS encoding extracellular solute-binding protein translates to MGRPDLSRRQLLGGLGGLFVAGSFGFAALGTGADALASTADTRVRYWNLFSGGDGYNMIAMLDAFRAAHPDIAVKDSTLQWGNPFYTKLAMAAAGDRAPDLGVMHMGRVTGFAPGRLLDAWDVGLLAKYGVRREDFNPVLWQRGVIDGRLYALPLDIHVQLCFYRKDVLKKAGLLGDDARMVTVTSTDEWFDVLKEARKATRKGLQTLGLHANDQNFQWWFFVAFYTQLGGTWFDDARTEVTFDTDKATRVLEFLRRHVTHGYAVAGAADAEQFINGAPFTWEGNWSVPVFSGAKLDYGAVPLPPVFGREATHAESHTFVLPHQPDRGGATNEAAHRLAAHVVTHARQWAAGGHIPAHTPTLSTPAYKKLYPQNEYVSAMNHQATEPKVWFAGSTGILAQRVGPVVVSATMGSAKPDAAARRMKSELTTLLAMKNPMDGRTAAQGGAVA, encoded by the coding sequence ATGGGACGACCTGACCTGAGTCGCAGGCAGCTTCTGGGCGGGCTCGGAGGACTGTTCGTCGCCGGAAGCTTCGGCTTCGCCGCACTGGGCACCGGCGCCGACGCACTCGCCTCCACCGCCGACACCCGGGTGCGCTACTGGAACCTCTTCAGCGGCGGCGACGGCTACAACATGATCGCGATGCTGGACGCCTTCCGTGCGGCCCACCCGGACATCGCCGTGAAGGACTCCACCCTCCAGTGGGGCAACCCCTTCTACACCAAGCTCGCCATGGCGGCCGCGGGCGACCGCGCGCCCGACCTCGGCGTCATGCACATGGGCCGGGTCACCGGCTTCGCGCCCGGCCGCCTCCTGGACGCGTGGGACGTCGGCCTGCTCGCCAAGTACGGCGTACGGCGGGAGGACTTCAACCCTGTGCTCTGGCAGCGCGGCGTCATCGACGGCAGGCTCTACGCCCTCCCGCTCGACATCCACGTCCAGCTCTGCTTCTACCGCAAGGACGTGCTGAAGAAGGCGGGCCTGCTCGGCGACGATGCCCGGATGGTCACCGTGACGTCGACCGACGAGTGGTTCGACGTGCTCAAGGAGGCCAGGAAGGCCACCAGGAAGGGCCTGCAGACGCTCGGCCTGCACGCCAACGACCAGAACTTCCAGTGGTGGTTCTTCGTCGCCTTCTACACCCAGCTCGGCGGCACCTGGTTCGACGACGCCAGGACCGAGGTCACCTTCGACACCGACAAGGCGACCCGGGTGCTGGAGTTCCTGCGCAGACACGTCACCCACGGATACGCCGTCGCGGGCGCCGCCGACGCCGAACAGTTCATCAACGGCGCGCCGTTCACCTGGGAGGGCAACTGGTCGGTGCCCGTCTTCTCCGGCGCGAAGCTCGACTACGGCGCCGTACCGCTGCCGCCCGTCTTCGGGCGGGAGGCCACCCACGCCGAGTCGCACACCTTCGTCCTGCCGCACCAGCCCGACCGCGGCGGCGCCACGAACGAGGCCGCCCACCGGCTCGCCGCCCACGTGGTCACCCACGCCCGGCAGTGGGCGGCCGGCGGCCACATCCCCGCGCACACACCGACCCTGTCCACGCCGGCGTACAAGAAGCTCTACCCGCAGAACGAGTACGTCTCCGCGATGAACCACCAGGCCACCGAGCCCAAGGTGTGGTTCGCCGGCTCCACCGGCATCCTCGCCCAGCGCGTCGGCCCCGTCGTCGTCTCCGCCACGATGGGCTCCGCCAAGCCCGACGCGGCCGCCCGCCGGATGAAGAGCGAACTCACCACGCTGCTCGCGATGAAGAACCCCATGGACGGCCGGACCGCCGCGCAGGGAGGTGCGGTCGCATGA
- a CDS encoding toxin-antitoxin system, toxin component family protein: MDIAGVRRTAARIAAGLRRSPRACGMRELAHHLHAAVRVRPRPPADARELCRALCEEMSARRGGRPVELRFERFPDEIEVTGLWVGFRDFDLVIVEERAEAAQQLVILGHELWHLHVGHSHHHTAGTALAEEREWTGTALSVAARDGSRAADEAEADDFGHRLAATLRPFLPGAAGRPPLWRFSPRTPAGAGPSPRRGRRAASRPPGGVR; encoded by the coding sequence ATGGACATCGCGGGCGTGCGGAGGACGGCTGCCCGGATCGCCGCGGGGCTGCGCCGCTCGCCGAGAGCCTGCGGCATGCGCGAGCTCGCTCACCACCTCCACGCCGCCGTGCGGGTCAGGCCACGCCCGCCGGCCGACGCGCGCGAACTGTGCCGGGCACTGTGCGAGGAGATGAGCGCGCGGCGCGGCGGACGGCCCGTAGAGCTGCGGTTCGAACGGTTTCCGGACGAGATCGAGGTGACGGGGCTGTGGGTGGGCTTCAGGGACTTCGACCTCGTCATCGTCGAGGAGCGGGCCGAGGCCGCCCAGCAACTGGTCATTCTCGGCCACGAGTTGTGGCATCTGCACGTCGGGCACAGCCATCACCACACGGCCGGGACCGCGCTGGCCGAGGAGCGCGAGTGGACCGGCACGGCGCTGTCCGTGGCGGCCCGTGACGGCTCGCGCGCGGCCGACGAGGCGGAGGCCGACGACTTCGGACACCGGCTCGCCGCCACGCTGCGGCCTTTCCTGCCGGGGGCGGCCGGCCGGCCGCCCCTTTGGAGGTTCAGCCCGCGAACGCCGGCTGGGGCAGGCCCTTCCCCGCGCCGGGGACGACGAGCAGCGAGCCGGCCACCGGGTGGGGTGAGGTGA